A genomic segment from Pyrodictium occultum encodes:
- the pyrE gene encoding orotate phosphoribosyltransferase, with amino-acid sequence MDPEKLLARILVETGALQLGEFTLTSGAKSPVYIDLRRLPSYPRAFRAVLSLLHAASLEAEYDVVAGVATAGIAWAAGLALYAGKPMAYVRGEKKQHGLGRRVEGVVEGRTVLVVDDVATTGGSLASAVEALRGAGAETRYALVVVDREQGARERLEGMGVRLMRVATLRGVLRAAAEEGLLSREEARRVIASLYGEED; translated from the coding sequence ATGGATCCTGAGAAGCTGCTGGCGAGGATACTGGTCGAGACGGGGGCCCTCCAGCTCGGCGAGTTCACCCTGACCAGTGGAGCGAAGAGCCCGGTGTATATCGACCTCCGGAGGCTGCCCAGCTACCCCCGGGCTTTCCGGGCCGTCCTCTCCCTCCTCCACGCTGCATCGCTCGAGGCAGAGTACGACGTAGTGGCCGGGGTGGCTACTGCGGGTATAGCATGGGCGGCTGGCCTGGCGCTCTACGCGGGCAAGCCCATGGCGTACGTGAGGGGCGAGAAGAAGCAGCATGGCCTGGGCAGGAGGGTTGAGGGCGTGGTTGAGGGCAGGACCGTCCTCGTCGTAGATGATGTGGCAACCACCGGGGGGAGCCTCGCCTCGGCCGTGGAGGCGCTACGGGGCGCCGGGGCGGAGACGCGCTACGCCCTCGTGGTTGTCGACCGGGAGCAGGGGGCTAGGGAGAGGCTGGAGGGCATGGGTGTCCGGCTGATGAGGGTGGCGACGCTGCGGGGGGTGCTCAGGGCTGCGGCGGAGGAGGGACTGCTCTCCCGCGAGGAGGCCCGGAGGGTTATAGCCAGCCTCTACGGAGAGGAGGACTGA
- the pyrI gene encoding aspartate carbamoyltransferase regulatory subunit, with protein sequence MAPSEGLLVRRIREGTVIDHIPAGRALAVLRILGITGREGLRVAVVMNVESRKLGWKDIVKVEGRHLSSEEVNRIALIAPTATINIVKDYRVVEKKRVKLPPVIEGIISCTNPTCITRKPREPVRPRFRLLSEHPLRLQCVYCGTIMEEEDVLEQLEEQGG encoded by the coding sequence ATGGCTCCCTCCGAGGGGCTGCTCGTACGCAGGATAAGGGAGGGAACAGTCATCGACCACATACCTGCCGGCCGCGCCCTCGCCGTGCTGAGGATACTCGGGATAACCGGGAGGGAGGGGCTGAGGGTTGCCGTGGTAATGAACGTTGAGAGCAGGAAGCTCGGCTGGAAGGACATTGTGAAGGTTGAGGGCAGGCATCTGAGCAGCGAGGAGGTTAACAGGATAGCGTTGATAGCCCCCACGGCCACTATAAACATTGTTAAAGACTATCGGGTTGTCGAGAAGAAGAGGGTCAAACTACCCCCGGTCATAGAGGGGATAATATCCTGCACCAACCCCACCTGCATAACTCGCAAGCCCAGGGAGCCGGTGCGGCCGAGGTTCCGGCTCCTCTCCGAGCACCCCCTACGCCTCCAGTGCGTCTACTGCGGCACCATAATGGAGGAGGAGGACGTGCTTGAGCAGCTCGAGGAGCAGGGGGGCTAG
- a CDS encoding orotidine 5'-phosphate decarboxylase / HUMPS family protein translates to MGLLVALDRPGGYEELVGKLCSRVDGFKLGLPLLMARGPGYAGLLRRRCRDALWVADLKLADIGYVMRLTAGLVAEHVDAVIAHGFVGVEGALGELKDYLDSLGKRLVVVASMSHPGAREAYDHALPRILETLERLRPWGVVAPATRPGVVGIVRRRLGPGVAIMSPGVGAQGAEPGSALCAGADYEIVGRAITGSGDPVEAAERIRREQEARLSNCRGTSHGS, encoded by the coding sequence ATGGGGCTGCTCGTGGCTCTCGACAGGCCTGGAGGTTACGAGGAGCTTGTCGGGAAGCTCTGCAGCCGGGTTGACGGCTTCAAGCTGGGCCTCCCCCTCCTCATGGCCAGGGGCCCGGGCTACGCCGGGCTGCTCCGGAGGAGGTGCCGGGACGCGCTCTGGGTGGCGGACCTCAAGCTAGCCGACATAGGCTACGTAATGAGGCTTACGGCTGGGCTTGTCGCTGAGCACGTCGACGCCGTGATAGCCCACGGGTTTGTGGGCGTGGAGGGGGCGCTCGGCGAGCTCAAGGACTACCTGGACTCACTGGGCAAGAGGCTGGTGGTAGTGGCGTCCATGAGCCACCCGGGGGCCCGGGAGGCCTACGACCACGCTCTCCCCAGGATACTCGAGACGCTGGAGAGGCTTAGGCCCTGGGGCGTGGTGGCCCCCGCGACGAGGCCCGGGGTGGTCGGCATTGTTAGGAGGAGGCTCGGCCCGGGCGTAGCCATAATGTCCCCGGGGGTGGGCGCCCAGGGGGCTGAGCCCGGCTCCGCCCTCTGCGCCGGCGCCGACTACGAGATAGTCGGCCGCGCCATAACCGGGAGCGGCGACCCCGTGGAGGCCGCTGAGAGGATACGCAGAGAGCAGGAGGCGAGGCTCAGCAACTGCCGGGGGACGAGCCATGGATCCTGA
- a CDS encoding ABC transporter permease — protein MLKLGEILDIAVFAVRAISERKARSALTIIGIAIGPLALVAIMSVVQGYSGYVIKQIQGLGQNIIVLVPSSSYKLTQNDLAFLERLPGVEALTPFYTAHAKVRQGAKSIDVTVYAVDLDTFFKALAKLRLEEGRVPSPGESVAAVLGHFVAYDEQGRRRYSPGDVVTLTYYEIGKGGQIRERRINVVVSGVLAEFGNAFFVNPDKTVFLPLSAGRRVLGLHDWSGIIIVVRDPALVENLTKRLRSIYEDRAGVISLVEVARVVSSITAAMRFVTLAAGGAAFMVAVTGVAATMITSVMERTREIGVLKALGFTNVEVLLMILSEALVMSVLGAVIGIVLGVVAAYVLSGRGMVIRGAQTIVIKAEPAITPELLSMVLVMTIVVGLVGGALPAYKAAKIPPAAALRYE, from the coding sequence ATGCTGAAGCTCGGCGAGATTCTTGACATAGCTGTTTTCGCTGTAAGGGCTATCAGCGAGCGGAAGGCGAGGAGCGCACTAACCATCATAGGGATAGCTATAGGCCCGCTGGCGCTCGTAGCTATAATGAGCGTGGTGCAGGGCTACTCCGGCTACGTGATCAAGCAGATCCAGGGCCTCGGACAGAACATTATAGTGCTCGTACCTAGCTCAAGCTACAAGCTCACACAGAACGACCTAGCGTTCCTTGAGAGGCTTCCCGGCGTGGAGGCGCTCACACCCTTCTACACCGCCCACGCTAAGGTAAGGCAGGGCGCGAAGAGCATAGATGTGACAGTGTACGCTGTGGACCTGGACACGTTCTTCAAGGCGCTCGCGAAGCTCCGGCTCGAGGAGGGCCGCGTCCCCTCTCCAGGTGAGAGCGTAGCGGCGGTGCTAGGGCACTTCGTAGCCTACGATGAGCAGGGGCGCCGCCGCTACTCCCCCGGGGACGTGGTGACCCTCACATACTACGAGATAGGCAAGGGCGGGCAGATCAGGGAGAGGAGGATAAACGTGGTGGTCAGCGGCGTGCTCGCCGAGTTCGGCAACGCCTTCTTCGTGAATCCGGATAAGACCGTGTTCCTCCCCCTCAGCGCCGGTAGGCGGGTGCTGGGCCTCCACGACTGGAGCGGCATAATCATAGTGGTGCGTGACCCGGCGCTTGTGGAGAACCTGACCAAGCGCCTGCGCAGCATCTACGAGGACCGCGCCGGCGTCATCTCGCTGGTGGAGGTAGCTAGGGTTGTCAGTAGCATAACGGCCGCGATGAGGTTTGTAACGCTGGCTGCGGGTGGGGCGGCGTTCATGGTTGCTGTGACCGGCGTGGCGGCAACCATGATAACATCGGTTATGGAGCGTACCAGGGAGATAGGCGTATTGAAGGCTTTAGGCTTCACTAACGTTGAGGTACTCTTAATGATACTCTCGGAGGCGCTCGTGATGAGCGTGCTGGGCGCCGTCATAGGTATAGTATTGGGCGTTGTGGCGGCCTACGTGCTCTCCGGCAGGGGCATGGTGATACGGGGGGCCCAGACAATAGTTATAAAGGCTGAGCCCGCGATAACCCCGGAGCTGCTGTCCATGGTGCTAGTCATGACTATAGTGGTGGGGCTGGTCGGGGGGGCTCTACCTGCATATAAGGCGGCTAAGATACCTCCCGCGGCGGCGCTCCGCTACGAGTAG
- the pyrC gene encoding dihydroorotase — MQADTVVCGILVDHRGVLGEGCVAARGGLVTGIHRKPVSAERVLDYRGMGVYVSPGFIDMHVHLRGLRLDYKEDERSGTAAAASAGITLVADMPNTVPRLSTPEALEKKLRALRKRSLVDYAVYAGVPDSPGLVEELASLPVAGFKIYPGDLEERMEAVKRILELPGALVVVHPELPEAEKPVAESNSLRAVHRGCHWEAAAVQLLRSLEPRARLHITHASCPSTIEHARNSGFTVDVAPHHLLLQGWGEDCLYRVNPPLRSSIEEWRLLQTLLEAGVNAVASDHAPHAAWEKTEPLTCSPGIAWLEAWPSLLYCLVEAGALRLEEFLRLAGKGPADILGLRGYGVLEPGARADLAAWRPASTRIGAPRWSKARLVPYFMERGCMEVLATLVGGVPVYVEGELTGEAEAVNPFERSRPG, encoded by the coding sequence ATGCAGGCAGACACGGTAGTCTGCGGCATCCTCGTAGACCATCGGGGGGTGCTCGGCGAGGGCTGTGTAGCGGCCCGTGGAGGCCTGGTTACGGGCATCCACAGGAAGCCCGTCAGCGCAGAGCGCGTGCTCGACTACCGGGGGATGGGGGTCTACGTGTCCCCCGGCTTCATAGACATGCATGTCCACCTCCGCGGCCTCCGGCTGGACTACAAGGAGGATGAGCGCAGCGGCACAGCCGCAGCCGCCTCCGCAGGGATAACCCTGGTGGCGGATATGCCGAATACGGTGCCCCGCCTCTCCACTCCCGAGGCGCTTGAGAAGAAGCTGAGGGCTCTGCGGAAGAGGAGCCTGGTCGACTACGCCGTCTACGCCGGTGTCCCCGACAGCCCGGGCCTCGTCGAGGAGCTTGCCTCCCTCCCGGTAGCGGGGTTCAAGATCTACCCGGGCGACCTGGAGGAGAGGATGGAGGCTGTCAAGCGTATCCTTGAGCTCCCCGGCGCGCTAGTGGTTGTCCACCCCGAGCTCCCGGAGGCCGAGAAGCCCGTGGCGGAGAGCAATAGCCTCAGAGCAGTGCATCGGGGCTGCCACTGGGAGGCCGCCGCTGTACAGCTGCTGAGGAGCCTGGAGCCCCGGGCCCGGCTCCATATAACCCACGCCTCCTGCCCCTCGACCATAGAGCACGCCCGCAATTCGGGCTTCACCGTGGATGTGGCGCCCCACCACCTGCTGCTCCAGGGCTGGGGCGAGGACTGCCTCTACCGGGTCAATCCTCCACTCCGCAGCTCCATAGAGGAGTGGAGGCTGCTCCAGACCCTCCTCGAGGCCGGGGTCAACGCCGTGGCAAGCGACCATGCGCCCCACGCGGCGTGGGAGAAGACTGAGCCCCTCACCTGCAGCCCGGGCATAGCCTGGCTCGAGGCCTGGCCCAGCCTCCTCTACTGCCTCGTTGAGGCCGGGGCGCTGAGGCTTGAAGAGTTCCTCCGCCTCGCCGGGAAGGGGCCCGCGGATATACTGGGGCTAAGGGGCTACGGCGTGCTGGAGCCGGGGGCTCGGGCGGACCTGGCGGCCTGGCGCCCGGCCAGCACCAGGATAGGGGCGCCCCGGTGGAGCAAGGCCAGGCTAGTACCATACTTCATGGAGAGGGGCTGCATGGAGGTTCTGGCCACCCTGGTGGGCGGGGTACCGGTGTACGTGGAGGGCGAGCTGACCGGGGAGGCGGAGGCGGTGAACCCCTTCGAGAGGAGCCGGCCAGGCTAG
- the pyrB gene encoding aspartate carbamoyltransferase yields the protein MPAQGWRGRDVISILDFTREDLCSLFEAAERMKRLLSEGRLPRLLEGKIVALAFFEPSTRTRLSFEAAAKRLGAETIGFTGEEAVSVAKGENLADTVRMLDGYADVIVIRHRYEGTALYAAEVAEKPVINAGDGKQHHPTQAMLDLFTVKELFGGIDGLVYGVLGDLRFGRAASSFILGLTLFKPEKVYLISPPLLRTRPEVRVRLEEAGIRYEEVDRLEDVLGELDVLYVTRIQKERFPDPREYEKVRGSYRVTRELLEKHAKPGLRVLHPLPRVDEIAFDVDETSYAAYFIQARNGVPVRMALLSLVLGAEV from the coding sequence ATGCCTGCGCAGGGCTGGCGTGGACGGGACGTTATCAGCATCCTCGACTTCACCCGGGAGGATCTCTGCAGCCTCTTCGAAGCCGCTGAGCGGATGAAGAGGCTGCTCTCCGAGGGCAGGCTGCCGAGGCTCCTCGAGGGCAAAATAGTGGCGCTAGCGTTCTTCGAGCCCTCAACAAGGACGAGGCTCAGCTTCGAGGCCGCCGCCAAGAGGCTGGGCGCAGAGACTATAGGGTTCACCGGCGAAGAGGCGGTGAGCGTCGCTAAGGGGGAGAACCTGGCCGATACGGTTAGGATGCTGGACGGCTACGCGGACGTGATAGTGATTAGGCACCGCTACGAGGGCACAGCCCTCTACGCGGCTGAGGTGGCGGAGAAGCCCGTCATAAATGCCGGGGATGGCAAGCAGCATCACCCAACCCAGGCGATGCTGGACCTCTTCACTGTGAAGGAGCTCTTCGGCGGCATAGACGGGCTCGTCTACGGGGTTCTGGGCGACCTGCGCTTCGGCCGCGCGGCCTCGAGCTTCATCCTCGGCCTAACCCTCTTCAAGCCGGAGAAGGTCTACCTGATCTCCCCGCCACTGCTGCGCACCCGCCCGGAGGTGCGGGTGAGGCTGGAGGAGGCAGGGATACGCTACGAGGAGGTTGACCGGCTCGAGGACGTGCTGGGCGAGCTCGACGTGCTATACGTGACCCGTATCCAGAAGGAGAGGTTCCCGGATCCCAGGGAGTACGAGAAGGTTAGGGGGAGCTACCGTGTTACCAGGGAGCTGCTCGAGAAGCACGCTAAGCCCGGGCTCAGGGTGCTACACCCGCTGCCCAGGGTCGACGAGATAGCCTTCGACGTGGACGAGACCAGCTACGCGGCCTACTTTATCCAGGCTCGTAACGGTGTGCCGGTGCGCATGGCCCTCCTCTCCCTGGTGCTCGGAGCGGAGGTGTAG
- a CDS encoding signal recognition particle protein Srp19 codes for MSREYKGRRVVVWPVYIDSSASRGEGRKVPLRDAVRKPRVEEIVKAAQRLGLNPEVEEARYPRSWWENTKRVVVDKMGSKLNTLKAIAAEIRKLREERRRLRRA; via the coding sequence TTGAGCAGGGAGTATAAGGGCCGCAGAGTGGTAGTCTGGCCCGTCTATATAGACTCCAGTGCCTCGCGGGGCGAGGGCCGGAAGGTGCCGCTGAGAGACGCTGTGAGGAAGCCGAGAGTCGAGGAGATAGTTAAGGCGGCCCAGAGGCTCGGGCTCAACCCGGAGGTGGAGGAGGCCCGGTACCCGCGCAGCTGGTGGGAGAACACGAAGCGCGTCGTAGTGGACAAGATGGGTTCCAAGCTAAACACGCTGAAGGCTATAGCGGCCGAGATTAGGAAGCTCCGTGAGGAGAGGCGTAGGCTACGCCGCGCCTGA